Genomic DNA from Haloplanus aerogenes:
ACCGATCAGTACGGCCCGCAGGAAGCGCCGGAGCATCGGCGGAGCTATCGGTAACCGAGGGCTTCGAGTCTCGTCTCGATGTCCTCGTCGACACCACTGTCTCGGTCGTCGGCGTCGACCGACGCCAGCATCGACGCGTGATCCTCGACGACCGTCCGGAGATGTTCGCGGGCCGCCGCCGCCTCCGGATCGTTGTCGGTCGAGCGATCCGTCCCCTGATCCGGGTCCGCCCGCCGGTCGTACAGTTCCTCCGCCCCCGTCGCCGTGTTCTGGATGTACACCCAATCGGTGTCGCGGGCGCTCACCAGCAGATCACCCTCGTCGAGCGACCGGGGAATCGGCTGCTGGGTCACGTCGTCGCCGCGGACGGTGACGGTCACGATCGGCGTTTCGGGCGGCGCGACACCGTCCCGAATCGTCGGCAGGAGGCTCTCGCCAACCCACTCGTCGGCCGGGTCGACGCCGAAGAGGTCACAGACCGTCGGCGCGATGGCGTCGAGGCCGACGTGCTCCGACACGCGTCGGGCGGGCAGGCCCGGCACGTCGACGATCAGCGGCACGTGGACCAGTTCGTCGTAGAGTTTGGGGTAGTGGGCGAGATGGCCGTGGTCCATGAACTCCTCGCCGTGGTCGCCGGCGAGGACGACGGCCGTGTCGTCGGCCACACCCGCCTCGTCGAGCGAGTCGAGCAGACGCTCCAGACTGGCGTCGACCTGCCGCACGGCGCCCTGATACAGCGTACGCAGGTCGGCGAGCGTCCGGTCGCCGACGGACCACCCCAATCCCGTGCGGACGTGGGCGATCAGCATCCGCACCTTGCCGACGCGCCGGTCGGTGCCGCGGAGATAGCGCGGCGCGGGCACGTAGGGCGTGTGGGCGTCCATGTAGTGTACCCACAGGAAGAACGGTTCGTCCGTCTCGGCGATAAAGGAGGTGGCCGCCCGCTCCATATCGAGCATGCGCGAGGCGTCGGTGAAGGGCTGTTCGTCGCTGCCACCGCGGAGGAAGTTGCCGGCGCGACGGAACGGTGACGTGAGCAACTGGAGCCACGCGCCCCACGTCGGGTGGGCAGCGACGAACTCGCCGGCGCGGCCGTCGGTACTGCCGCCGACGAAGGCGTCGAAGGAATCGAACCCGTCGTCGTAGCCCCAGTGTTCGGTGAGGAAGCCGTTGGCGGCGTTGAAACCGCCGGTGGCGACGCCGGCCGCCTGTAACTGTTCGGCGAGGGTCGTCACGTTCTCGCCGTCGACGCCGATGCGCCCGGTGTCGGCGAAGAC
This window encodes:
- a CDS encoding sulfatase, whose amino-acid sequence is MTDSLVSNTVLVTVDSLRTDAIEPYGGDYDTPTLSVLADRGTVFENAFAHGNWTPMSFPSILASRPVFADTGRIGVDGENVTTLAEQLQAAGVATGGFNAANGFLTEHWGYDDGFDSFDAFVGGSTDGRAGEFVAAHPTWGAWLQLLTSPFRRAGNFLRGGSDEQPFTDASRMLDMERAATSFIAETDEPFFLWVHYMDAHTPYVPAPRYLRGTDRRVGKVRMLIAHVRTGLGWSVGDRTLADLRTLYQGAVRQVDASLERLLDSLDEAGVADDTAVVLAGDHGEEFMDHGHLAHYPKLYDELVHVPLIVDVPGLPARRVSEHVGLDAIAPTVCDLFGVDPADEWVGESLLPTIRDGVAPPETPIVTVTVRGDDVTQQPIPRSLDEGDLLVSARDTDWVYIQNTATGAEELYDRRADPDQGTDRSTDNDPEAAAAREHLRTVVEDHASMLASVDADDRDSGVDEDIETRLEALGYR